The Naumovozyma dairenensis CBS 421 chromosome 1, complete genome genomic interval gtttaaaaatatcttaTAAATACCTCCATCTTCTGTACctaaaaaaatacattCAGGATTACCAGGTTGTAAAACAAGCGAAGTAATACATAGTTCGGAATTTTGAGATATCCTTAATAATTGTTTCCTAAACATTTTAATCTCTATCGATTCCTCAAGGTCGTCGGCACCAtcgttatcattatcattaccatcatcatcataacCACCTTGCTTGAATTCTAAATAAAGTAAATCATTTCGATTTGGAGCTACGATTTTAATTTGAGATATTTTCTCCTTATTACTTATCgaagaatcattaaaaattgataaatccATCGAgttgatttcattaattatcCCATTATTACTACCCGTAATAATCCGTTGGTTCCCCATAGCAgtcatataatattcatcCCATCCTAAAATCGGACTATTatgataattctttataattAAATTCCTTTCAAAACTCTTCGTATTTATCGTCGTACTCGATTTTGGTGTTGTCATTGTTTCCCGAAGTTCATAAAGTATCGTCTTACCTGTGCTTGATCTGATAAGGATCGGGATAACAGAATGATTATCGAAAATATTATCTGAATATTtggattcaatttcaacaTTATGTAAAAAATTGGCCCCAATCATTGATTGACCTCTAAAATCAACCCTATCCAATAATATAGATTTACcataatgaaatatttccaaataGGACCATTCTAATCCattcatttgatatttcCTACTTTTAGTACTGTTGTTCCCTTCTTTCATcgataatttcattaaaacGATACAAAGTTCATTATAATAGAAATCAATGGACATACATATAGGTTCATAGTTTTCAGAATTATGTAATTGCACCGGTAGTCTTGTTTCCCAACTCTTAAGATGTTTAAGGGCACtagaattattagatatcAACCTTGtttttgatgatgaaagcTTACCATCATACATATTTAAATCTTGTAACATTTCTGTAATCGAAAAACTTCTACCTGTCGTGGAGATTGAGTTCGCTTGATTTGTCACTAACAATGGTTCTAAAAACTTAATATCTTTCTTAGATATTATATCTCCGTTCTCTTCATCTTTCCTCTGATTCTGAAGACTAGAAGTATGTTGTTCATTTGTCTTGAGATTCGAAGATTCATTGGCATTGGCATCTGCACCATTGTTCTCATCATCCTCGAAATATTCATCTGTTTGTATACCCTTACTATAAGTAATGATTTCATGAGatacaaatatattatgGGATTCCGATTCTCCATCGTCAATGtgattattatatgattcAGAAATGTGTTCTTGATCAGTCTGTACTGCCACATTAATCATTTCGATTTCTCTTTTATCATCTGGAGATGACACCTGTTGCTTCAATGGTCCATCCTGAGCCCTCCCttcattaccattatcattGGGATTATTAGTCTTGGTATTGGCATTaacaatattaataaatcgATCTTTCCTTTGTCTTAACTCTTTTAATCTTTTTCGTTTCTCTTCcaattcctttaatttattcTCCATCAGTTAAACATGTAACCcaacaaatgaataaagCATTAATTTTCTAATACTTTCCTTCCTTTACCTTTGCTTCGTTTTTCTCAAATGTTCTAATTGCTTTATTGAATACCACCAAATTACTTATGAcgtgaaagaaaaaatcatagaaaaaaagaacCACTATCCAAAAGGACCTAAAATAAAACCAATAAAAACACCATACATACAGACATACTAAAAGAGCATGGATATTGACATCGAGGATATCTTAGCAGAATTGGATCGTGATACCACAGCAGTCGATGAAAGTCTACCGTCACATGATGAAATTCCAAGTGAATCCAACACTACTAGCCatacattattaaataattcattagaaACAGGTCTTAATAACGATAAGAATGGTAAACGTATCACTACTACGGTAGCTACAGATAATAATCTTAGAATTGTATCACCTGAATTGAGCTTTAAACAATTGATGACATGTTGGAGAAATGAACGTTGTGCGCCTGAATTATTGCCATTTCCTCATGAACTAATGAAAAGAATGATGTCAAGAATTCAAGAACAAATGGAGTATATTGAGAATATATCAATGGGGTTCCTCGAGAACGATCATACTCATTATTCAGATCATTCCCCTCAAGATAGGAATAAACTTGCAACTGATGATGATCCTGTTGCCACTAGAATGAATAGTAATCATGATTCAAAATTGCCATTGTTATGTATGGAAgcagaaattgaaagagtCAAATTTGTTATAAGAAGTTTTATACGATGTCGATTATCAAAGATTGATAAATTTAGTTTATATTTAAGACAATTGAAAGAGGATGAtactaatattatttcGTTAGATGAAATACTGTCCagagaagaattagaatatCATGAAAGACATTTCCTGATctcattgaaattattgaatgataGTGTCTTGAAATATATGCCTACTGAATTACAAGCAATTAATGATACTGAAGGGAGTGTTAATATGATTGAAGAACCTGATTGGAAtaaatttgtttttattcATGTTGTCGGACCGCCTGATGGGAATTTAGAAAAGGATTCATCTTTAACCAcgaatgaatttaataaatattgttattcTGTTACTATTCCAGAATTAAAGGAAGATGTTGAATTGACAATTAATAGTATTTATGTCATGAGGTATGAAGTAATAAGAGATCTCTTGAAAGCTGGGAAAGTTGAATTGATATAGAACTGAACCCCCCCCCCCAAAACGGTCGACATTGCCATATTATGTATAAACAATTTTTATAGATATAGATacataaagaaataatggCCCCTGCAAAAGATTTAATAGAGTGCTTTATATACAAGGACGAGAGTTACAAGTGTACATGTGTATAATATGGTATACATAAGCTTACGAGTTatttaaaaagaataaagatGACACATAAGTGGTGACGGTAAgggtgaaaaatttatagGTTTAGGTCTGGATTTGATTGAAGGTTTCCCTGCGTTGATAATGACTTCAAAGAATATAGTGGATCATCAATAGTACTTCTGATACCTCTTTTAAcatcaaagaaagaatcATTATGACGAAGAGTGACTATACTATCTActattttttcatcatttggtTCTTTCCAATTAAATTCCCACCCACTCATTGAGAAAACACGatcaatatcaattgaTGAACCTTTGGTATATAATAAGTGTAAAGCTAGGGCAGCTAAAGTTGGGAAgctgtttttgtttttcatcCAATATGTGAAATATCTTTTTGTTGCAGCTAACCCAGAACTTGGTGGTATAGAAATTGGTTCTTTTAAGTATCTTATAATTTCGTGTTGTGGGTCAACACCGCTAACTAAAATTGGGAAAGATCGCGAGTTTATTGCTAAATGTTGGTCATGTGGAGcagtaataatagtacTAGAGTTGGTTCTAATGTTATCTACAGTATGAAAATAGTTTTCAGtttcattcattatatcAGAATATTGTAGTAACCAATTGATAACGTCACTTAAAACTCTAGCGTTAGTTAACAACCCAGAATTATTAGTTTCAGTTAATTGTTTAGTGAAcgataattttgaaaatggatTTAGAAAATCGCAAATGGATATCAGTAGATTTtcagataataaatttttaaagaaattttggaatttataTTGATTATCCAAGATAGATTGGATGATTGCAATCTCCGCAGTGTCAAGAGGATTATCAATCATGAAGCCAAACATGTCATTATCATCGTTAGTAACTACTTTTGTCACTATAATGCTGCTTAAAACCTTATAATAGTTTATAATATTGTAGGATGAATACAAAGTTGTAATGATGGAATTCGTATGATCGTAATTTGTTGAAAGgattaattgataaaaggaattcaaaattttggaaatgaatttcaatttcttaataGAGTCAGTCGAGAATTTAAACATTTCAACATATTCAATGGGATATGAGTTGATCATTGTTTTAGcaaaattttcaatcaaGGGCCAATCCTCAACAAATCGATGTAACAAGATTAATTGGCTCATTGGTTCCATAGGGTCACTAACTGGTAATAATCTCTTAACGAAgtttaaatattcatttttcaatgatgcAACGGATCTGGTATGTCTCGATagtttatttaattgatcaaataattttggtTCTAATAAATGTAAACTATGGAATGTGTTTTTCAAAACCATGGAAATTGTTGttttaaaacaattaatattaaaaaatttacttgaaatatttgagattaatttcttattgTTAGCATTAGTTGCCAATTTTTGATAAAGTTCATCACCTAATGAGAattcattataattattCTCTGAAGTTATTGATAAGATTTTTGATTGAATTCCATAATAGTTGAAAATTtctaaaattttatttgataaggAATTATTTAGAAATTCTTGATTAGAAACATCGATAACTCCCAACACAGCTTTACATTGCGTttgattatgattattcTTAACCATGGTGTTGGCCAATCTATTCTTCATTGGTTTTAATTGAGTTAAATTTGGAACGAAATTAGCCAAAATGACCATATACTTTTGAGATGGTAATTGAGACGAGGAAATAGTTGGGTCGGTCATGTCATTGTTTGAACGAATACCCAACGTAATGGACACTAATGAAGATTGGAGTAACGCATTTTTAATTGacaatttaaataattcagTTACTTCAAAAAGATATCTTTTAATAGTCACTTGCTCCTTCATTGTAATTTGTTgttcaaaaatattcaatctATAACCTAATGAGAAGTTTAATGATTGATTCATTGTGAAATGATAACGTAACTGTTGAAATCTTTTAGTTTTCAGTAGTTTTTCTAGGGTAGATCCTACTATCATTGCCTTTGTTAATACTTTTCTTGGAtaattattggtattaatggtactattattattggatgAAGGGGACGgagatgataatgaagagtCTGATGGtgaagaattttttttgatatcAGAGTCTGGAACACTCAAAAATTCGTTACCTGTATGAATACCTATATGTTTAGCTGCATTCCCCGTTGAACTGGaagttaataataaagaatgtTTACAGAATTTACAAATTAAACAAACTTGATAACCATTCTTTaagaaaacatttttaCTTTGCGGTAATCTGAAACATTTAATCAAAATTTTGTCATAAAATTGtccaaattttgatattttcaatgttGCTTCAAATTGTGTTTGAACTTCCATTGGTGTTGTGGAAATATCTATTGGATTAAAAACTGTGCCCTTCTTGTCTGTTATGGCTAGAGCTGCGTTACTTGATATTGCTTggttattatcatcattactGTTACTGTTATTACAACTGTTATTAGAAGCAGTAAAATGTGGATCTGATTGGTGTTGGATTATTCCTTCAAGAAGTTCGGCAGATGTAGGAGCCGTTGAGTTAGCATCTTCATTCACACTAGTATTGAACCGGCTAGAATTATAAGTGACGTTGTTTGATGATGTCATTGGAGATGAAACCGAGACTTTAAAATCGTTAGACGAAAATTCCACATTAAAATCGTAAGAACTGAAATAGGAGCCGGTTTTGTCATAAAACGAATCCAGGAAATTCCATAACCGGACgtcaatatctttattttgaGATATTTCGGAAGACAATTGCTCTAAATCTACTTTTGGTAAGTGCAATGTTATATGAGGTTGTTCCACATTTCTAGTGAACACgatttgttcttgttgttcatGCATTTCAGGGAGCCGGAAAGAAGCATCGTCATTATTTTCGAGAGTACCATCTACGATATCATTTGAGGTTTCCTCCTCTCTTTCTTCATCGTTTTGCTGTGGTGCAGCATGATCGTTGCTAACTTCATGACTTTCCTCATCGTCTGGTTCATTGAAAGAAGCCATTAAACTCGTATCGATATTAGCATTTTCGGTATTACTTACATGAGTTGAGCTGGTATGAGTACCTTCGATAGCAGTTGCAGTGGCAGAAGTAGTGCCAGTAGTAACATTAGTTGTAGCGGCTTCGATACTATTAGCGAATGTAGTCGCAACATCGTTGACGATATCTGGATCCACTACGTCAAGTTGATGATCATCACTGTTCTCCCCATTACCAGCAGAATCATTTAATCTTTGCCTTTTGGATGGTGGATCTTcagaaagaaaattgtaAGAGTTATCTCTCTCCATCGTGTAATgaattgttttgttttgttttgttattattttgccACCAGTATAGTAttctatatatacataattGTAAACTACTCTTCCCTTAACTTGTGGATACTTCAAGGATACTCCACAggttttctttctttggctttttgttttcgtcttgtttatttttcttgatatgTCTTCCTTCTCTCTGAAATATCTGGGCCAAAAATGACGATTGTTTCGTAAGTGATGATAATTACAACCGCTTTCCAAATACATTTCCAAATTGTTTCTCTTCCGCTTACTGTTTCTCGTTAACCGTAGGCAGAGGATTGTGCCAAACTAGCAAACCCTGTTCTGTGCGGAATTCATAGTAGTGCCAGTCGTCTCCATAGTTCGTTAATTGCAgatttttgttatttatATGGTACAAAGTTCTCTCTATTTGGTTGATATAATAAGCTAATTAATTAAGTATTCATGATTCTTctgttttttatttcaataGTTTCAATAACAATTGAGCACCCTtgttattttcatctttcgTGGCATCAATCCTACCCTTGATTTCTTCTAAATCTCCTATCAATTGATCgccttcttctttatcatttaatgCTTCATATAATGCTACTACAGTAAAGGAACTATCAGATGTATTGATCCATTCTAGAAGATTGGATGAATCAATGATATCCTCATAAAATCTCTTGGCGAATGGAACACCTAATCCTTCTACCTTTTCTAATGGTTCCAAtttcttatctttattattccACTTACCACCTTGAATCAATGATTTTAATAGTCTGGTAGAATATGGTCTATGTATTGGATGAGACTCTTCTGAGATATCACCTTTAAAGGATGTAATTATACGATCAATAATTTGAACGAAAACAGCTTTATCCTTCTCACCTAATTGTTCATacaattcatcattaattaaaacTTCTGAAATAAATTGACTACCAAGATTTTCTGAAAGAATCTCggaataatatttggaaataGTCTTCAAATACATTGgtgaaaatttatttaacaATTCTTGTCTCTTTTGTGATGTTGGTTTCTTAGAGGTTAATTCAGCCATGGCaagatattttgataaCTCCTTCTTCACATTGGGTGCAAAATATTTACCGTTCAATCctaaaagaatataaatcCATGGTCTTCTACcatatttatcaattatgAAATCTTGTAAATGTTCCTTAACAGATGGTccaaatgatttgaatattaaaaCTGTATCATCAACACATAATAAGAGAGTAATGAAAACTATATTACCATGCTCATTCTTAATTAATTTCTCAGTATGATCCTTCAAAGCTCTTACTaacaattttctttctttcgCGTTTGCCTTAGCGATTAATGTACATGCCACTTCTGAACCTTCTGGTGTATGAACTAATTCTGCAAATTGTTCATGTAATAATTCAATCATTTCGgatatttctttatcatctgCAATTTTAACAAATTCCTTCATGGCAGCATGTAAGATTTGGAACCCAGTGGATCCCTTTTCAACGGATGCTGTAATGGTACCGATCAAATTTCtggaaataatatttctcttTTCGATACTAGATTCACAAACTTGTTCAATTGTAGTTCCACTATGCTTCTCTCTAAAGGCAGCATATTCAGCCCCCCAAAATTCCCTAACCATTTGTTGTCTTTGTTCTTGAGTAGCATAAAGTACATATAAATCTTCCACAACGTATGCACCTTCACGATGTCTCATTAATTTTCTTAAACAACCAtgtaattcattaatgataacttgtcttgaatttttagaACCATaatgtaataatttaactAAAAGGTACTTACCATATGCTGAAGTTGCTAAAACATAATATTTACcctttaatgaattaataatttgttCACGACGAGCTTTAGTAGAATATTTGACTAAAGTTTGAACGACACGGGAAGCATCATGTTTCATCACTAAATCAGATATACAATTTTTGGATAATTCCCAAATTTCATtggataatttttcacGAACTTCTTTAGGTAATGGTGGTGTATTTACACGTAATTTTTCCCATAATGATTTGATATGTTGAACTTCAATACCGGATTTTCTTTgcatttttctttcctttaataattttctttgttcaGTATGATTATCTGAGGTCGATTTCTCACCATCTTCAGTCCTTTCTCcgtcttcatcttctttgtCTTGGTCTTCACCTTCCTCATCATCGtttgattcttcttcattgttATCTAAATGATCTAAGTCATCTTCGTTGACATCAGAAGCAGATGAGACAATATCATCCAATTCATCAgcgtcatcatcatcagat includes:
- the PAC11 gene encoding dynein intermediate chain (similar to Saccharomyces cerevisiae PAC11 (YDR488C); ancestral locus Anc_3.95), which gives rise to MENKLKELEEKRKRLKELRQRKDRFINIVNANTKTNNPNDNGNEGRAQDGPLKQQVSSPDDKREIEMINVAVQTDQEHISESYNNHIDDGESESHNIFVSHEIITYSKGIQTDEYFEDDENNGADANANESSNLKTNEQHTSSLQNQRKDEENGDIISKKDIKFLEPLLVTNQANSISTTGRSFSITEMLQDLNMYDGKLSSSKTRLISNNSSALKHLKSWETRLPVQLHNSENYEPICMSIDFYYNELCIVLMKLSMKEGNNSTKSRKYQMNGLEWSYLEIFHYGKSILLDRVDFRGQSMIGANFLHNVEIESKYSDNIFDNHSVIPILIRSSTGKTILYELRETMTTPKSSTTINTKSFERNLIIKNYHNSPILGWDEYYMTAMGNQRIITGSNNGIINEINSMDLSIFNDSSISNKEKISQIKIVAPNRNDLLYLEFKQGGYDDDGNDNDNDGADDLEESIEIKMFRKQLLRISQNSELCITSLVLQPGNPECIFLGTEDGGIYKIFLNDVKEKKKIVVSLSNNGFLPTIPKGTDEGYISWEEDNEVSSSSEDEQENEHYDYRYKTTDDGTKFLFHNSYIIRMIFHPEHEQLLMSCSLDWTCSLWDIQENERLDTVDLGAPIIQISWLPQLKKKQREYQDDDDDDDAGQGMTFCAMSCESLYLIRWNITREIRDIEMENNDFTMDWVSKGPAVKKLLITADELGMTIFSAFKVFTQDREEGKEEEGGVVIALGGDSNEIHYFNLDLSLSPSSSSPPSSSSPPSSS
- the SLD5 gene encoding DNA replication protein SLD5 (similar to Saccharomyces cerevisiae SLD5 (YDR489W); ancestral locus Anc_3.94); the encoded protein is MDIDIEDILAELDRDTTAVDESLPSHDEIPSESNTTSHTLLNNSLETGLNNDKNGKRITTTVATDNNLRIVSPELSFKQLMTCWRNERCAPELLPFPHELMKRMMSRIQEQMEYIENISMGFLENDHTHYSDHSPQDRNKLATDDDPVATRMNSNHDSKLPLLCMEAEIERVKFVIRSFIRCRLSKIDKFSLYLRQLKEDDTNIISLDEILSREELEYHERHFLISLKLLNDSVLKYMPTELQAINDTEGSVNMIEEPDWNKFVFIHVVGPPDGNLEKDSSLTTNEFNKYCYSVTIPELKEDVELTINSIYVMRYEVIRDLLKAGKVELI
- the NDAI0A07090 gene encoding uncharacterized protein; its protein translation is MYLESGCNYHHLRNNRHFWPRYFREKEDISRKINKTKTKSQRKKTCGVSLKYPQVKGRVVYNYVYIEYYTGGKIITKQNKTIHYTMERDNSYNFLSEDPPSKRQRLNDSAGNGENSDDHQLDVVDPDIVNDVATTFANSIEAATTNVTTGTTSATATAIEGTHTSSTHVSNTENANIDTSLMASFNEPDDEESHEVSNDHAAPQQNDEEREEETSNDIVDGTLENNDDASFRLPEMHEQQEQIVFTRNVEQPHITLHLPKVDLEQLSSEISQNKDIDVRLWNFLDSFYDKTGSYFSSYDFNVEFSSNDFKVSVSSPMTSSNNVTYNSSRFNTSVNEDANSTAPTSAELLEGIIQHQSDPHFTASNNSCNNSNSNDDNNQAISSNAALAITDKKGTVFNPIDISTTPMEVQTQFEATLKISKFGQFYDKILIKCFRLPQSKNVFLKNGYQVCLICKFCKHSLLLTSSSTGNAAKHIGIHTGNEFLSVPDSDIKKNSSPSDSSLSSPSPSSNNNSTINTNNYPRKVLTKAMIVGSTLEKLLKTKRFQQLRYHFTMNQSLNFSLGYRLNIFEQQITMKEQVTIKRYLFEVTELFKLSIKNALLQSSLVSITLGIRSNNDMTDPTISSSQLPSQKYMVILANFVPNLTQLKPMKNRLANTMVKNNHNQTQCKAVLGVIDVSNQEFLNNSLSNKILEIFNYYGIQSKILSITSENNYNEFSLGDELYQKLATNANNKKLISNISSKFFNINCFKTTISMVLKNTFHSLHLLEPKLFDQLNKLSRHTRSVASLKNEYLNFVKRLLPVSDPMEPMSQLILLHRFVEDWPLIENFAKTMINSYPIEYVEMFKFSTDSIKKLKFISKILNSFYQLILSTNYDHTNSIITTLYSSYNIINYYKVLSSIIVTKVVTNDDNDMFGFMIDNPLDTAEIAIIQSILDNQYKFQNFFKNLLSENLLISICDFLNPFSKLSFTKQLTETNNSGLLTNARVLSDVINWLLQYSDIMNETENYFHTVDNIRTNSSTIITAPHDQHLAINSRSFPILVSGVDPQHEIIRYLKEPISIPPSSGLAATKRYFTYWMKNKNSFPTLAALALHLLYTKGSSIDIDRVFSMSGWEFNWKEPNDEKIVDSIVTLRHNDSFFDVKRGIRSTIDDPLYSLKSLSTQGNLQSNPDLNL
- the PUF6 gene encoding Puf6p (similar to Saccharomyces cerevisiae PUF6 (YDR496C); ancestral locus Anc_3.85), yielding MAPTTTKKFNNKSNNNKKRSSPSNEKSINKKAKISVESSSSDEDEDELDQLDDDSASSGSGSASESSSDDDDADELDDIVSSASDVNEDDLDHLDNNEEESNDDEEGEDQDKEDEDGERTEDGEKSTSDNHTEQRKLLKERKMQRKSGIEVQHIKSLWEKLRVNTPPLPKEVREKLSNEIWELSKNCISDLVMKHDASRVVQTLVKYSTKARREQIINSLKGKYYVLATSAYGKYLLVKLLHYGSKNSRQVIINELHGCLRKLMRHREGAYVVEDLYVLYATQEQRQQMVREFWGAEYAAFREKHSGTTIEQVCESSIEKRNIISRNLIGTITASVEKGSTGFQILHAAMKEFVKIADDKEISEMIELLHEQFAELVHTPEGSEVACTLIAKANAKERKLLVRALKDHTEKLIKNEHGNIVFITLLLCVDDTVLIFKSFGPSVKEHLQDFIIDKYGRRPWIYILLGLNGKYFAPNVKKELSKYLAMAELTSKKPTSQKRQELLNKFSPMYLKTISKYYSEILSENLGSQFISEVLINDELYEQLGEKDKAVFVQIIDRIITSFKGDISEESHPIHRPYSTRLLKSLIQGGKWNNKDKKLEPLEKVEGLGVPFAKRFYEDIIDSSNLLEWINTSDSSFTVVALYEALNDKEEGDQLIGDLEEIKGRIDATKDENNKGAQLLLKLLK